Proteins encoded in a region of the Hirundo rustica isolate bHirRus1 chromosome 10, bHirRus1.pri.v3, whole genome shotgun sequence genome:
- the FYTTD1 gene encoding UAP56-interacting factor, with protein MNAFGAAAPLSGSSAAAGARHGGGESLEKIDMSLDDIIKLNKKEERKQYSPKIKRGLQQNRAQQFSSPGSKWGIQQQKGYGKNRLGRRKKIAGKKRSYGVITGLAAKKAVGSRKGISPLNRQPLSEKNAQRNYQVLKRKTNLQRQSEIQRKQASVLRRPTLLNRRNNMPSAFVRIGNKLNQQKDTRQATFLFRRGLKVQAQVQSADDLDNQTVKRTRQWRTSTTSGGILTVSIDNPGAIISPISQKLRLTRSPVPPFLMKRDQSEEKKIPKGVPLQFDINSVGKQTGMTLNERFGILKEQRTALSQNKGSRFVTVG; from the exons ATGAACGCGTTCGGGGCTGCGGCACCGCTCTCGGGCTCCTCGGCCGCGGCGGGGGCCCGGCACGGCGGCGGCGAGAGCCTGGAGAAGATCGACATGTCCCTGG aTGATATAATCAAGCTGaacaagaaagaagagagaaagcaatattctcccaaaataaaaagagggCTTCAGCAGAATCGAGCTCAACAGTTCAGTTCACCAGGCTCCAAGTGGGGAATCCAACAGCAGAAAG GTTATGGTAAGAATCGTTTGGGGCGCAGAAAGAAGATAGCAGGGAAGAAGCGTTCTTATGGAGTTATAACTGGCCTGGCAGCCAAGAAAGCTGTGGGTTCACGCAAAGGAATCAGTCCTCTGAACAGGCAGCCACTGAGTGAGAAG aatgcaCAGCGGAATTACCAGgtcttgaaaaggaaaacaaacctgcaGAGACAGtctgaaatacagagaaaacaagCTTCTGTCCTCAGGAGGCCTACCCTGCTAAACAGGAG GAATAACATGCCATCTGCTTTTGTCAGAATTGGAAACAAACTAAATCAGCAGAAAGATACTCGTCAAGCAACTTTCCTGTTTAGAAGGGGCCTGAAG GTGCAGGCCCAAGTGCAGTCAGCAGATGATCTTGATAATCAGACAGTAAAGAGAACTCGTCA ATGGCGAACTTCTACCACAAGTGGAGGGATCCTGACTGTGTCTATTGACAATCCAGGAGCAATCATAAGCCCAAT TTCCCAGAAATTACGATTAACTCGTAGTCCTGTGCCACCATTTCTGATGAAGAGGGACCAATCTGAAGAGAAGAAGATTCCAAAAGGGGTTCCACTGCAGTTTGATATAAATAGTGTTGGAAAACAG acaGGGATGACGTTGAACGAACGATTTGGGATCCTGAAGGAGCAGAGGACAGCACTGTCTCAGAACAAAGGAAGCCGCTTTGTAACAGTGGGCTAA